In Clostridiaceae bacterium, the following are encoded in one genomic region:
- a CDS encoding purine-binding chemotaxis protein CheW translates to MFQTTSLNNYSQYLAFRLGIEEYGLPIANINSIVDNDSPITRVPTAPEHVLGIINLRGDIVPIIDLAKKLGFASVDNNNKKKVIIANSADLFVGFLVDTVLDVINISGDSMEDSAPYTDSVTRDYFASVAKYDNRLIIILDIEKLLKE, encoded by the coding sequence ATGTTTCAAACAACATCTTTAAATAATTATAGCCAGTATCTTGCTTTTAGATTGGGTATTGAGGAATACGGATTGCCTATAGCGAATATTAATTCCATCGTTGATAATGATTCTCCGATAACAAGAGTACCTACAGCACCTGAACATGTATTAGGAATAATTAATCTTAGAGGAGACATTGTCCCAATCATTGATCTTGCTAAAAAACTGGGTTTTGCTTCTGTAGATAATAATAACAAGAAAAAAGTAATAATTGCAAATTCAGCGGATTTATTTGTTGGGTTTTTGGTTGATACAGTTCTGGATGTTATAAATATCTCAGGTGACTCTATGGAGGATTCGGCTCCATATACAGACAGTGTTACCAGAGATTACTTCGCTTCAGTAGCAAAATATGATAACCGGCTGATAATCATACTTGATATTGAAAAATTGCTTAAGGAATAA
- a CDS encoding chemotaxis protein CheA — protein MDMTKYLDVFIEESKELFNNLNQALLELESNPDDISVINEVFRLIHTLKGMAGTLGFEKTAQLTHRLEDELQEVRSNKKKVNKKLLDILFKALDYLDESIEAISQTGKESDKTFDFFEDTERQEIQFNSYEERIILTAKEMSMKAFMIRIELSKDCIMKSVRAFMVFRALENLGEIIKSVPIVQDIEDEKFENDFTVVLLSKAGEEKIYKDLSNISEIERIIIKEVVLNKNSLAEDEKNIIEQKADKQKNNITIDKPEQEYLINNHSSEKAKKAGKTVRVDIERLDVLLNLVSELIIQKTRLAGLEINDESSVFNETLEQLERITVDLHDAVMKVRMVPLETVFSRFPRMIRNLSNELNKDMELIITGANTELDRTVVDEIGEPLIHLLRNSADHGLESNEERKKLGKPEKGKIYLRAFQEGNHVIIEVEDDGKGLDFNKIKEKALEKNLINREKLNSMSEQGIIELLFMPGFSTANEITDISGRGVGLDVVKTKIQSLGGTIDIATKPGEGTKFSIHLPLTLAIMKALMITCGNEKYALKMDSIQQIIEINSADIRMVQKKEAIMVRNNLIPILRLDKVLGVPEKSENEDVYTVVLAKSGEQFIGLVVDSILGQQEIVQKPLGKYLSAINISNSATILGDGSVALILNVNYLIQLINNL, from the coding sequence ATTGATATGACAAAGTACCTTGATGTTTTTATTGAAGAATCCAAAGAACTTTTTAATAATCTAAACCAGGCACTTTTAGAGCTGGAATCCAATCCTGATGATATATCAGTAATAAACGAAGTTTTCAGGCTGATTCATACGTTAAAAGGCATGGCCGGTACATTAGGCTTTGAAAAGACTGCCCAGCTGACACATAGATTGGAAGATGAACTGCAGGAAGTAAGAAGCAATAAGAAAAAAGTGAATAAGAAGTTATTGGATATACTTTTTAAAGCCCTGGATTATCTGGATGAATCTATTGAAGCCATTTCACAAACCGGCAAAGAAAGCGATAAAACATTCGACTTCTTTGAGGATACGGAACGTCAGGAAATCCAATTTAACAGTTATGAAGAAAGAATCATATTAACTGCTAAAGAAATGAGCATGAAAGCTTTCATGATCAGAATTGAGCTAAGTAAAGATTGTATTATGAAATCGGTGAGAGCTTTTATGGTGTTCAGAGCTTTAGAAAATTTGGGGGAAATAATAAAATCTGTACCAATTGTACAAGACATCGAAGATGAAAAATTTGAAAACGATTTTACAGTGGTATTATTATCTAAAGCTGGGGAAGAAAAAATTTATAAAGATTTGAGCAATATATCTGAAATTGAAAGAATCATCATCAAGGAAGTAGTACTAAATAAAAATTCTTTAGCTGAAGATGAAAAAAATATTATTGAACAAAAAGCAGACAAACAGAAAAATAATATAACTATCGACAAGCCTGAACAGGAGTATTTAATAAACAATCATTCTTCAGAGAAAGCAAAGAAAGCTGGAAAAACTGTCAGAGTAGATATAGAAAGACTGGATGTGCTTTTAAATCTTGTAAGCGAATTAATAATACAAAAAACAAGACTGGCAGGATTAGAAATAAATGATGAATCCTCTGTATTTAATGAAACCTTGGAGCAACTGGAACGTATTACAGTGGATCTTCATGATGCTGTAATGAAAGTAAGGATGGTTCCTTTAGAGACAGTATTTAGCAGGTTCCCCAGGATGATCAGAAACCTGTCCAATGAACTTAATAAAGATATGGAACTAATTATCACAGGTGCTAACACTGAGCTTGACAGAACAGTAGTAGATGAAATTGGCGAACCACTTATACATTTATTGAGAAATTCAGCTGATCATGGACTGGAGTCTAATGAAGAAAGAAAAAAACTTGGAAAACCAGAAAAGGGCAAAATATACCTCAGAGCCTTCCAGGAAGGAAATCACGTAATAATTGAAGTTGAAGATGACGGAAAGGGATTAGACTTTAATAAAATCAAAGAAAAAGCACTGGAAAAAAACTTGATTAACAGAGAAAAACTTAACTCCATGTCTGAGCAGGGAATTATTGAACTGTTATTCATGCCTGGTTTCAGTACTGCCAATGAAATAACTGACATATCAGGCAGAGGTGTAGGTTTGGATGTAGTCAAAACAAAAATACAAAGTCTGGGTGGCACTATAGATATTGCAACCAAACCCGGAGAAGGTACTAAATTCTCTATTCACCTGCCATTAACACTGGCGATTATGAAGGCGTTGATGATAACTTGCGGAAATGAAAAGTATGCCTTAAAGATGGATTCAATCCAGCAAATCATTGAAATTAACTCCGCAGATATAAGAATGGTTCAAAAGAAAGAAGCAATAATGGTAAGAAACAACCTGATACCGATTTTACGATTGGACAAGGTACTGGGAGTTCCTGAAAAAAGTGAGAATGAAGATGTTTATACCGTAGTACTTGCCAAAAGCGGAGAACAGTTTATCGGACTTGTTGTTGACAGTATATTAGGACAGCAGGAAATAGTGCAGAAGCCCTTAGGTAAATACTTATCCGCCATTAATATTTCAAATAGTGCGACAATCCTAGGAGATGGTTCGGTTGCTTTAATACTTAATGTAAATTATCTTATACAATTGATAAATAATTTATGA